In the Kwoniella pini CBS 10737 chromosome 7, complete sequence genome, one interval contains:
- a CDS encoding mitochondrial 37S ribosomal protein uS9m, which yields MSLPIASSSIRSLRSIPLRPIFRSYASLTPYSPPITSDYTSNKRPNRPNSSEFFTGRPKFNESLNELKETINLIQKKLRKKFVYPLPNELPNLNPPQTNWLNKEELSNLLDIKLKTNTLRQVIELLNELNHLRYISELSEQFDLVKEINIILNNYERLNSSNISLLSEVEKEKGLTIKEEEELNGIDEFGRSYSMGRKKTSSSRIWLIPSNKFREIENSINENENEITNNKLEQSQVLINHIPLSQYFIRPSDRETILRPLKITGYLGAFNIFGFSRGGGMSSQASSVGLAIARALSNLKDDAKDILQADGALMRDTRTTERKKTGRAKARKGYTWVKR from the exons ATGTCTCTGCCCATcgcatcttcttcaatccgATCTCTTCGTTCAATCCCTCTTCGTCCAATATTCCGATCTTACGCATCTTTAACACCTTATTCACCACCTATAACATCAGATTATACATCTAATAAACGTCCAAATAGACCAAATTCTTCAGAATTTTTCACAGGTAGACcaaaatttaatgaatctttaaatgaattaaaagaaacaataaatttaattcaaaaaaaattaagaaaaaaatttgtttatcctttaccaaatgaattaccaaatttaaatccaCCACAAACAAATTGGttaaataaagaagaattatcaaatttattagatattaaattaaaaacaAATACATTAAGACaagtaattgaattattaaatgaattaaatcatttaagATATATTAGTGAATTATCTgaacaatttgatttagttaaagaaattaatataattttaaataattatgaaagattaaattcaagtaatatatcattattatcagaagtagaaaaagaaaaaggtttaacgataaaagaagaagaagaattaaatggaatagatgaatttggtaGAAGTTATTCAATGGGTAGAAAaaaaacttcttcttctagaATTTGGTTAATaccttcaaataaatttagagaaatagaaaattcaataaatgaaaatgaaaatgaaataacaaataataaattagaaCAAAGTCAagttttaataaatcatattccTTTAAGTCAATATTTTATTAGACCTTCTGATAGAGAAACTATTTTAAGACCTTTAAAAATTACTGGATATTTAGGAGCTTTTAAtatttttggattttcaagAGGTGGTGGAATGTCAAGTCAAGCTAGTTCAGTTGGATTAGCTATTGCTAGAGCTTTAAgtaatttgaaagatgatgcAAAGGATATACTTCAAGCTG ATGGAGCTTTGATGAGAGATACAAGAACGAcggaaaggaaaaagacTGGTAGAGCAAAGGCTAGAAAAGGA TACACTTGGGTCAAACGATAG
- a CDS encoding phosphoglycerate kinase, with protein sequence MSLSSKLSITDVSLKGERVLIRVDFNVPQDKELNITNPARIVAALPTIKYAIDQGAKSVILMSHLGRPDGSPNPKFSLKPVASKLSELLNKDVKFLDNCVGEDVKKAVLAGENGQVFLLENLRFHVEEEGKGKKDGEKIKADPENVKKFREDLTALGTVYINDAFGTAHRAHSSMVGVQLPQRAAGFLMKKELEYFAKVLEHPERPFLAILGGAKVADKIQLIENMLDQVNTLIICGGMSFTFKKTLENVEIGTSLFDQEGSQKVQSLVEKAKKNNVKLVFPVDYVTADKFDKDAQVGEATDESGIPSEWMGLDAGPKSRELFAQTVSEAKTILWNGPAGVFEFPNFAKGSNALLDATIKAAKNGATVIVGGGDTATLVANAGKESELSHVSTGGGASLELLEGKTLPGVAELSEKK encoded by the exons ATGTCTCTCTCCTCCAAGCTTTCCATCACCGATGTTTCCCTCAAAGGTGAACGAGTCCTCATTCGAGTTGACTTTAACGTTCC TCAAGACAAGGAATTAAACATCACCAACCCTGCT CGTATCGTTGCTGCTCTTCCAACCATCAAATATGCTATCGACCAAG GAGCCAAATCTGTCATCTTGATGTCTCACTTAGGTCGACCAGATGGTTCCCCCAATCCCAAATTCTCCCTTAAACCAGTCGCTTCCAAACTTTCTGAGCTCCTTAACAAAGACGTCAAATTCCTCGACAACTGTGTAGGAGAAGATGTCAAGAAGGCTGTCTTGGCCGGAGAGAATGGTCAAGTCTTCCTTTTAGAGAATTTGCGATTCCAcgttgaagaggaaggcAAAGGTAAGAAAGATGGTGAGAAGATCAAGG CTGACCCTGAGAATGTCAAGAAGTTCAGGGAAGACTTGACTGCCCTTGGTACGGTCTACATCAATGATGC CTTTGGTACCGCACACAGAGCTCACTCTTCCATGGTCGGTGTACAACTCCCTCAAAGAGCTGCTGGTTTCCTCATGAAGAAGGAGCTCGAATACTTTGCTAAAGTTCTCGAACACCCTGAACGACCTTTCTTGGCTATTCTCGGTGGTGCCAAGGTTGCAGAcaagattcaattgatcGAAAACATGCTTGACCAA GTGAACACCCTCATTATCTGCGGTGGTATGTCCTTCACTTTCAAGAAGACCCTCGAGAACGTTGAG ATTGGTACATCTCTCTTCGATCAAGAAGGTTCCCAAAAAGTTCAATCTCTTGTTGAAAAGGCCAAAAAGAACAACGTCAAACTTGTCTTCCCTGTTGACTACGTTACCGCCGATAAATTCGACAAAGATGCTCAA GTTGGCGAAGCTACTGACGAATCTGGTATTCCCTCTGAGTGGATGGGCCTTGATGCCGGACCTAAATCAAGGGAACTCTTCGCTCAAACCGTCTCTGAAGCTAAAACCATTCTTTGGAATGGACCCGCTGGAGTCTTCGAATTCCCCAACTTCGCTAAAGGCTCTAACGCCCTTCTCGACGCTACCATCAAAGCTGCCAAAAACGGTGCTACTGTTATTGTCGGTGGAGGAGATACCGCTACTTTAGTTGCTAACGCCGGAAAAGAGAGTGAATTGAGTCACGTCTCAACTGGTGGTGGTGCATCTCTTGAACTTCTCGAAggaaag ACTCTCCCCGGTGTTGCTGAGCTCTCCGAAAAGAAGTGA